The DNA sequence CAGGGACCGCAAGCCCCACGGCACCGGagcaggaggcggcggcggcagctgGCACCATCTGGGTCCGCATCCCGGTCCCAGTGACCCAGGTAAGCACTTGGCCCCCTCCTCTCTCCTCACTTCCCCATTCTTCTTCCACAAAggctttagggcaggcatgggccaactttggccctccctccaggtgttttggacttcaactcccaccattcctaacagccggtaggctgttaggaatggtgggagttgaagtccaaaacacctggaggtgaggcgggaggttaaagaaccccaggaaataccatatatgggcagagatggcaacggctagcgacccgggtgcataaactcacagaaacatgtgatttctgggaaatcatgtgtttctgaagaaatgaaagctaaagataaacaaacagcgcctgcgcacgcaggcgctctgaatgattgtgaacacggcacagaaagagtgcggccgggccactggtcagcgctgattgggtgcaagtcaagcagcgtcacaactctaagccaatgaatttgcttgtgggcgggcataacccgaaccttgtagtgtgtataaatatttactcagcccgccgctgggggttctccctgggaaagcacttattttgtgcgagggggaaccctagtggccacttgccaaataaaactgctttcttggaaatactccagttgtccgtctccaatccctccactgcgctcaacaaggaccgtagcacaaaggttccgctacagagggagggccgaagttggcccatgcctgggctatagAGCCTGAAGAAGGAAAAGCAGACCAACCCTGACCCCTCTCTTGCTCTTCCTTGCAGAGCTTGCACGCCGCTGCGGCGAAGAAGGCTTCGATGCCATCACGCTGGATGAAAATGGGACCATGCTCTTCTTCCAAGGTAAGGGGCCTCCTGCGCATGGATGTCCTCTGATTAGAGCGGGGCCTGATTCCGGGAACCCCTTTCCCTTGTTTAGTAACTTTTGTTCAGAAATCAGAACATAATGCCAAAAAGCAGATTTTTCTctcctatatctatatatataaaagggtaatgaaatttcggcctaggacaaaacaacaaaactacacatcccagaaacaccaaacttggcagcacaacccctcacccatgcctctacgttcatacaacaaaaagaaaaataaagtcctaattagagggagaggaataattgtttttatccaattgcttacagttagaaggctaagctccgcccacttggtctcctagcaacccatgcagcctaggggacaggcagagttaggcctcacttaggcctcttccacactgcctataaaatacagattatcagatttgaactggattatatggcagtgcagactcaaggcccttccacacagctatataacccatttataattttatattatctgctttgaactggattatcttgactccacactgccatataatccacttcagtgcgcagtcggacacggctggacttaatgtcaggagaaaaccttgacccttgaccttaactaccaccaattcctcaagactttatttcccataacaccatactttgccacagcaacacgtggccgggcacagctagtctatatatataaaaggagaatggcatcactccaccgggcaaaacaaccaaactaaaggcccccaacctagaaaattgacaacacaacctacaatgtgcgtttttcccatggagtaaacaacaaaaccactggaccaaatcacaccaaatttggccacaaaagacatagtcatccaatctatgtctttcaatcaaaaccacctagaaaaattaagtccaaataacagaaaacccccAATTGCTTACCACGCGTGTGGGAATTGAAGCAACTACATCACCCTGAGGAACTAACGGCACTTTTAAAAAACGTTGCCATGGTGGAccagccctgcagcttcaaagccaggctgcttcctgtcCATAGGGATCctctgttggccaccttgaataccacggaacagccttacagcttcaaagtcaggctgcttcctaaccagagggatcctaatcatcagactacaccacagcaacacgtggccgggcacagctagtatatatgtgtgtgtgtgtgtatgtatgatgtatgtatgtatgtatatatgtatgtgtggtgTGTGTATCTTTCACTAAAACTAAGTGATAGCAATTCAGGCAGTGCtgaagttacaaacaaggtaggttctgtaggttttttttttaaagctgagtTTAAAAGTCAGAACATTTTTAGGTGTCAcaccaactatatatatatacacagtagagtctcacttatccaacactcgcttatccaacgttctggattatccaacgcatttttgtagtcaatgttttcaatacatcgtgatattttggtgctagattcataaatacagtaattactacatagcattactgcgtattgaactaccttttctgtcaaatttgttgtataacatgatgttttggtgcttaatttgtaaaatcataacctaatttgatgtttaataggcttttccttaatccctccttattatccaacatattcgcttatccaacatactgctggcccgtttatgttggataagtgagactctactgtatatatgtatatgtatatatacacatacatacatacatacatacatacacagatatattagctttggatcacatagggaaggTAATTGTTTTGTGCCCTTCTTCAGATCatttcccctcccttcctgtccctgtgagaattggattttggaaaatgtggctttttgtggaaacaaggattagagataaagcttcagtggagagaccTTTCCCCCCGATCATTGTTAGAATTTTCTTGTGTGTTAGGAGAAACTACCCAAAGCAGCAGAGCACCCAAAATACGCAAAAGCAGCAGGAggcttatagttgagcattcagctcacagcaagcagagcgtgaagtgccatgcgACTGGAAAAAATTTAGatcttaggaggcaaagatccagagttcaatctttaaatgacAAAAGATTTATTGACAAAAACAATATCTACATTTCttcatagtaaagaactgggtctgagctactcttaactaaccccatctcttctagggttcaaagagagggaaaaatcttcAAACActccatctctcctgacacacaaatctgaatgcacacagcacacaccaagaAGTAAACGTAGAAAAGTCTGAagcaaaaggcatgcacctgcaaagtattcattctacacaaccaatcagaatgagagcagaaacagagaggagataAGAAATAGATGCATCGCAACTCATTCCGGAGACAGAGGGGAAGGGATTTCACCCAGTCTATTCTAAAGCTAACTAACCCTCATTGAGGACtacagacttgggcagtgtggggttgaattccaacaaaaaataactcttccaggagtggatttccctttctTTTGAGGGGAAGATTCCTTTCATTTTCTGTTGTCTTAACCCctttcttaactaggagttgtttgtaGGACAGATGTTTGTGTTGGGAATtgaagagccgttaagctctaatcaccccctttatgaggtaaattcccattaaaatagcagagtagaatgcagcagtgagacttactcgcagtgtgagttttggaaggcctctgggtcttcaggaaggaaaagggatgcaaagttagctttaaagtttaaaagcatttattgaggtaaaaagaaatacattgatGGATAGTAAaggtgtcagagacagaacgccaccagataaagttcaacacagtttattaaagttacagaactaaaaagtgcccgtatgaaacaaagggctaggcaaacactcgcctttagtgaaaaagatacacaaaaaagactccgctgataccaaaagtggttcaaaagataaaccggattaaacaggagtttaatccgggttaaacagaaaatgcttacttcagcccggcaatttaaacaaacaaaagttgataaacaaggattcaaagaaacataaacagctggcagcagattcctctctgctactcgaaagctgcaaatgagtaacttaaggttgttactcctccgtgccgCAAACAGAATCCAGATCCAGGCGTTCTGTAGAgtagcagcggtcagcggggtcccagtccggtccgaggtcgaaagccaggtacagatgtctttgatacaccaattccaccgaaagccacagaaggggtagtccgaggtcgtagtcagtcagtcagtccagcgtcaatccagaataggcaattaatgtccgtcaagaagacgacggaggtccaagctaataagattaaacacaggttgcacaacaaaagcccacacagttcctcccgccgtctatgcccagtgtccttggtaacttacgtattcagcaaacgaaacacacccgtcttcaggaaattcccaacaagagcccaagcgttcgtccagattaccttgcccaacgcaattagccctggattctaaaccccattttatgccagttacaactcctcatcgctgtcagctgttaccctaattccaggtgcctcatcatcatcatcctcatcagagctaacacacctttgactacgccccacagcatccccagctgtggatctcgttccatccctccaactcgtccacgggtccgatcctgcaacccgccagtcgcctcccatactagcattgccggtgacacccaaatcctccctcacacgagtccattccatgtcatcctcctctgagctaaccacctcttcctccattccctcggtaaaaccctcaaaggagtcttcgtctgttggttctgcaaatatgtcccgcagccgtttcctttctcgctcctcaagagagtctgactctcgaggagtcttacaaccacgtctcccagtagcggagccataaggctcaaccataacaaaaggtttggagctaactaacttatctaatctgatctaatacacatagacggattaaaataacaaagatctagatagctacatcttgctaGTAGAGGGACaaagtgcgtcctctctctggaacaaagcaggaagctggaatggcgaccaagcctcgtgggtctgttcttctctagggccataaacattccaaaagccaaattggaggaagttacatcaaagccctaggagagatcacatttctaaagcatcaaagggtggggttgacctaaacaggacaggaaggaggaaacaatagtaaagcctaatcaaagcacgcatggaactggggaaggtgtccctaactcttttctaggcttcctatctaaccatagagacttaagcagtgcaggatgacatttttccaacagttTGTAATTGGGGACTGTGTTTGCCCTTTGTCTCAAGTGGTCAGCGTTGTCCTCGGAGCTGGATAGGAAGGGGTGCCGCTTGAGACCACCCCCTTGAGTACAGTCTGCTTCCTGGCcttatggaggcttttaagcagaggctggatggccatctgtcgggggtgctttgaatgtgatttcctgcttcttagcggggggttggactggatggcccatgaggtctcttccaactctactattctatgattctatgattctatgattctatgatctgctgGATGctcactttccttccttccttccgcagGGGATTTGGTCTGGAAGGGGTTCAGTGGGGCGGCCGAGCCCCTCAACGCCTCCTGGCCGGAGGTCCAGGGCCCCATCGATGCCGCCCTGAGGATCCACCACCTGGACCGCCCTGACGTCCACGACAACGTCTTCCTCTTCAAGGTGTGTGTCAGAGGAGGCAGTTGGGGGGGCATCATCATGGCCAACCTATTTGGGAAGCAGGGGGTTGCCTGGTCGGAGGGATCTTCCAGCggtgcccttccttcctttctctgcaGGGCGATCTCCTCTGGGCCTATGCCAATGGCAGGCTTCGCGATGGCTACCCGCGGCCCATTGGGGACGAGTTCAAAGGGGTCCCGGCGGACCTGGACGCGGCCGTGGAGTGCCACCCCAAGGAATGCAGGGACGGGACCCTCCTCTTCTTCAAGGGTGAGGCCAAGGGTTGGTGGGTTCCCTGCCCTCTGCCTCTTCATGAACCTTGTCTGATCCTCTCCGGCCTCTGCAAAAGTCCTGCTGGAAACCGAATTGCCCTGACGGTCAGTGGCCTGGCCCCCCACCCGCTTGGCCTGCGCTCTCCCTCTGGCCAGGCCACAGCGGAACTTCCCCGTGTTGTACTCCACGGCCGGGAAGCACCTCTGTATTTAacaccacactccagtccaaggtgaaacagcaaagcagtttattgaagaatatgtgCGAGAAGCAGATCAGCCAAAGAGTATAAAAACCAAAGTCAGAAGTAGTCCACAGAATTCAAAGTACAAGAGTAGCATCCAAAACCAGGAATACAAAAGCAGAATAATTCCAAAACAGAATCAGGAGCAATCTTTAAAACCTGGAAGCATGGAACATGAGCAACAGGAAACATGGAACTAGATATCCCTTAGCAGGCTTGACTTGGAAAGAGATGTATCCTCAAACACCAACGTTGACCAGACGGGCAAAAAAGCCTTCTTgataatatagatagataatcaTGCCCTCTCTCCTTGGTAACCGATAAGGACTTTCTGGCTAACAAGCATCTTGACCTTCGCAAACTGTGCTGACAAAACGTAATTCTCCTATCTAActgctcatttatttattatttattttatttacagtatttatatcccgcccttctttttcaccccaaaggggactcagggcggattacaatgaacacatatatggcaaacattcaataccaacagacaaacaacatatatagacagacacagaggcatctaacattttttttccagcttcacgattccggccacagggggagctgttgcttcatcgtccactagtggctgtacttcctcattcctttcctcgtgttttgctggcagttttatgatgttgtaaattagttaaattagcctcccgcaaaaaagcgtacctaaatttccctacttgacagatgcaactgtctttcggggctgcataggtcaacagtaagccgggctatttaatggtcgggggcttaacccgacccgggcttcgaactcatgacctctcggtcagtagtgatttattgcagctggttactagccagctgcgccacagcccggcccattagACTGTGCGCCTGGACTCTCCTCCTCTGAGCTCATCTCtgcttctgaccttgcttccctagtAAACagcctttctggaatgtggccttcagacAGAGAACGCTCAGCTTCAGGGCTTAAAATCTCTTGCTGACTCTCTTGCTGGTCTGcagtcccagaatccccagtgacatcaggctGGCTTGCAGGTCCAAAATCCCCACTGACATCAGGTGCAGACACAatcaaaggctgaactacaacacctgAGCCGGACCCGGTGCCATCTTCACCCCTTTCCACCCCCGCAGGCCCTCACGTCGTGACCTATGACCTGAAGACCCAGGTGGCGAAGCAGCGGGAGTGGCCGGCCGTGTCCAACTGCTCTGCGGCCGCCCGCTGGCTGGGCCGCTACTACTGCTTCCAGGGCGTCAGCTTTCTGCGCTTCGACCCGGTCACTGGGGAGGTGCCCCCCAACTACCCGCGGGATGCCAGGGACTACTTCATGCGCTGCCCGGGCAGaggtgagcccccccccccgccttgggTGTCTCTGGGTGTGTGCCTATTGGGAGGGGGGTCTCTCGCACCATCTTTGTTTTGCCCCCAGCAGACTGGCAGGAAGGGGTCCACTGACCCCATTGTCCCCTATGGCAGGCGTGAGCCTCATGGaggataattaataataataataataataataataataataataataataataataataaaaactggctcacgaatgggacctgaagaaggagacagaaggcctgatccttgcagcccaggagcaagccatcaggacaaaggccattaataataataataataataataataatagaagacctggctctggctcacgaatgggaccctgaagaaggagacagaaggcctgatccttgcagcccaggagcaagacatcaggacaaaggcaattaataataataataataataataataataataataataatagaagacctggctctggctcacgaatgggaccctgaagaaggagacagaaggcctgatccttgcagcccaggagcaagacatcagaacaaaggcaattaataataataataataataataataataataataataataataatagaagacctggctctggctcacgaatgggaccctgaagaaggagacagaaggcctgatccttgcagcccaggagcaagccatcaggacaaaggcaattaataataataataataataataataataataataataataataatagaagacctggctctggctcacgaatgggaccctgaagaaggagacagaaggcctgatccttgcagcccaggagcaagccatcaggacaaaggcaattaaaaataataataataataataataataataataataataataataatagaagacctggctctggctcacgaatgggaccctgaagaaggagacagaaggcctgatccttgcagcccaggagcaagccatcagaacaaaggcaattaataataataataataataataataataataatagaagacctggctctggctcacgaatgggaccctgaagaaggagacagaaggcctgatcctttcagcccaggagcaagacatcaggacaaagacaattaataataataatgataataataataataataataataataataatagaagacctggctctggctcacgaatgggaccctgaagaaggaaggagacagaaggcctgatccttgcagcccaggagcaagacatcaggacaaaggcaattaataataataatgataataataataataataataataataataataataataataatagaagacctggctctggctcacgaatgggaccctgaagaaggagacagaaggcctgatccctgcagcccaggagcaagacatcaggacaaaggccattaataataataataataataataataataataataataataataatagaagacctggctctggctcacgaatgggaccctgaagaaggagacagaaggcctgatccttgcagcccaggagcaagccatcagaacaaaggcaattaataataataataataataataataataataataataataataataataaaactggctcacgaatgggacctgaagaaggagacagaaggcctgatccttgcagcccaggagcaagacatcaggacaaaggccattaataataataataataactatgtggcccaaatgattcattggaacttatgcctcaagtaccacctcccagcagcaaagaactggtgggaccacaaatctgcaaaagtattggaacatgagcagcaaagatactgtgggacttccgaatccagactgacaaagttctggaacacaacacaccagacatcacagttgtggaaaagaacaaggtttggatcattgatgttgccatcccaggtgacagttgcattgacgaaaaacaacaggaaaaactcagccgctctcaggacctcaagattgaacttcaaagactctggcagaaaccagtgcaggcggtcccggtggtgatgggcacactgggtgccgtgccaagagatctcagccggcatttggaaacaatagacattgacaaaatcaccatctgccaactgcaaaaggccacccttttgcatgcatcatcagaaaatacatcacacagtcctagacacttgggaagtgttcgacttgtggttttgcgaaacgaaatccagcatatctatcttgtttgctgtgtcatacaacgtcgttgtgttgataataataaaactttatttataccccaccaccatctccccaacggggactcggggcggctaacatggggctatgcccagagcaatacaatataataaaatataaaaacagcatatcatagcacaattaaaagtaatacaataaatgataatagacattacatcaggaaatcaaagaaacagtaaaacaagggcaggccgtgtaaacacaaagataaaaGCCCCAAAGAGCTTTGGGAGGAAGTAAAGGAAGTGGCCTCTAAAaatgatgacctataaagccctatacacttcAGGCCCAGCCTATCTctgagaccgcatctccttctctgaactGCTGTGGGCTTTGAGATCTGtccaggaggcccttctctcagtcccaccaccatctcaaatgcGGTTGGTGAGGacaaggggggggggtcttctctgtggtggttccctggctctggaataccctcccgaAAGAGCTTAGATGAGTCCCCCTCTTCAAGCCTTTCGGGTGAGTTTTAAAACATGGCTCTCCAGACAAGCTTTTGTCTGAAAATTGTATAATCTATAGTCAGCCCGATGATCCACTGATTATGTCACTTTGCACTTTGATTTGTTACTGCAGATAGATAGCCAGCTTTATTTGCAGGTTCTACTgctttttaggaaattttataattttacaattttattagctgGGAGTTTATGTGCATTGTTGATGTTTTTCTACTTATATCACTGTGTATAgacttatgtattgttgtttatctGCGGCACTTGGAGGGCTTCTGTGAGCCCCCTCAAGTCCCTATcggaagatggtggcagggtacaaataaagatctattattattattattattattattattattattattattattgtatgacacagcaaacaagatagatatgctggctttcgtatcacaaaatcacaagccgaacacttcccaagcgtttaggactgtgtgatgtattttcagatgatgcgcgtaGATCTCAGTCAGGTATCCTTTtgtagttgacagatcataattttgtcaatgtttatagtttttaaatgcTGACTGGGATCTTTTGGGATGGCAcccccagtgtgccgatcaccactgggaccaccggTACGCTCCTGTACCAGAGCCTTTGCAATTCGATTTTGAGGTCTTGATAACGgttgaatttttcttgttgtttttcattaataataataataataataataataataataataataataacaataataataacagctgctgtaagaaaatcacacagacagactacaaacagaggcacaactatgtggcccaaatgattcattggaacttacacctcaagtaccacctcccagcattaaggaattggtgggatcacaaacctgcaaaagtattggaaaatgagcacgcaaagatactgtgggacttccgaatccagactgacaaagttctggaacacaacacaccagacatcacagttgtggaaaagaaaaaggtttggatcattgatgtcgccatcccaggtgacagtcgcattgacgaaaaacaacaggaaaaactcagccgctctcaggacctcaagattgaactgcaaagactctggcagaaaccagtacaggtggtcctggtggtgatgggcacattgggtgccgtgccggcatttggaaacaatagacattgacaaaatcacgatctgccaactgcaaaaggccaccctactgggatctgtgcgcatcatccgaaaatacatcacacagtcctagacatttgggaagagttcgacttgtgattttgtgaaacgaaatccagcatatctatcttgtttggtgtgtcatacaataataataataataataatttaaaatgctaGAAGGAAGCCAAACAACTTGAGTTACATGGAATTAGGAAACAGACGTGCTTCTCTCTGTCCTCAATAGCTCTCTAAACAagtgtagatgtgggcaaaacatcaggagagaatgcttctggaacatggccataacagcacagaaaacatacaacaaccctgtgatctcggtcatgaaagcctttgacaacaagtgTTGATAGTTCTTCACTTCAGTCAAGAGCTTCAGAGGGGAACCAGGGACTTGGAGGAACCTCAACCCAAGTGGAAGGGAATATGGTGGAGAGTGGGGCCATGACCTGATAGCCCCCCCTGGCCTTCACCTGAGAGGCAGACTCCCCACCACCACCTGTGGGTGAAGGACAGGGCCGTGTTTTGGGCACAAGGCATGGTCTGCAAGCATATTCTGGGACTGCCTTGATCTTAAGAAGAGGGGGATTGTGGGGGAGCGTCTGGAAGGGTTTGTCCTCCATTTGAACCCTCCCCCCCCCTGCCCGGCAGGCCATGGGCACGAGGCTCGGAAGAACGCCACCCTCCAGGCCACACTTGACCCTTGCAGCGGGCTCCCCTTCCGGGCCTTTTCCTCAGACGACGCTGGACGGATCTACGCCTTCCGAGGTGAGAGATGGTGGATCATGGGTGTCTCTTGAGAGAGCTCTGAAGGAGGAGTGATGGGACCTCCACCTGTGGGGTGTCATGGGGCAGAGGCGGGGCTGTgctgtcgcgcctggggctataactcttagcggaagaggcatggacgtgacatctttccccaaagggattgcttcttgccctcctttagggaaactggaactcctaaggaccaaaacactgtagataactcaaaaactggttttattgttcacaaaaggttatctggaagtttcaaaggggtaaaagaaaatatacattacagtctttggttgttttaagtccaaggagttCTGAAGCTGCGAAGCTTTTCcagttccctctttctctggctgtgaatgccggagcaaactcagcctcagtccagtgacctatgtttgaagacacagtcttcctctgttgccaaaggactgatttgaaggcgcttgagactcctcaacgtcgttcaggttgcgcctgaacatgaag is a window from the Anolis carolinensis isolate JA03-04 chromosome 3, rAnoCar3.1.pri, whole genome shotgun sequence genome containing:
- the hpx gene encoding hemopexin, with translation MAVLLRTLCWLSWALALEGFPTPDRKPHGTGAGGGGGSWHHLGPHPGPSDPELARRCGEEGFDAITLDENGTMLFFQGDLVWKGFSGAAEPLNASWPEVQGPIDAALRIHHLDRPDVHDNVFLFKGDLLWAYANGRLRDGYPRPIGDEFKGVPADLDAAVECHPKECRDGTLLFFKGPHVVTYDLKTQVAKQREWPAVSNCSAAARWLGRYYCFQGVSFLRFDPVTGEVPPNYPRDARDYFMRCPGRGHGHEARKNATLQATLDPCSGLPFRAFSSDDAGRIYAFREGHYFQVDKKSSRDGLHAWPLSHTWKDLQGEVDAAFSWDNKLHLIQGSQVTIYLADQGYRRVEGYPKPIQEELGVSGADAAFACPHSQYVYLIQGDQLRRVDLNRSPRTPEAPHRIPYSQVDAALCSSEGVYIFRGADFHHYSDVAQLLSATAPSPAQKVAPAFLRCPSGPDGAPKRPPH